The sequence CGTCTGCCCGCCGCCGGGAGCATCCCCGGCATTGGAAGTGTGCCTGCCCAACGGCACGAGGCTCGCCGTCGGCGGGATTGCCCAAGTGCCGCTGGCCGCGGCGCTGATCCGCGAGCTGTCCCGGCCATGCTGAGCTTTTCCGGCAGCCTCAAGGTCTTTGTCGCCGTGGAGCCCTGCGACATGCGCAAGTCGTTCCATGGTCTCCACGACGCGGTGACGGGCAAACTCAAGGAAGACCCGAAGGGTGGCGCGGTCTTTGCCTTCACCAACCGGCGTCGCACGATCCTCAAGCTGCTCTACTTCGACGGGAGCGGCCTGTGGGTTTTGGCAAAACGGCTGGAACGCGGGGCCTTCTCCTGGCCGAAAGGGGCGGATGTCCGGGACGGGAAGCTGAGGCTGAGTTCCACCGCTTTGGCCCTGCTGCTCGACGGCATCGACATGCGCGACGGCTGCAAGCGGCCATGGTATGAGCTGCCCTGATGCGGAGCGGCAGAGCGAAAGGGCATGC is a genomic window of Luteolibacter flavescens containing:
- the tnpB gene encoding IS66 family insertion sequence element accessory protein TnpB (TnpB, as the term is used for proteins encoded by IS66 family insertion elements, is considered an accessory protein, since TnpC, encoded by a neighboring gene, is a DDE family transposase.) gives rise to the protein MLSFSGSLKVFVAVEPCDMRKSFHGLHDAVTGKLKEDPKGGAVFAFTNRRRTILKLLYFDGSGLWVLAKRLERGAFSWPKGADVRDGKLRLSSTALALLLDGIDMRDGCKRPWYELP